In Thiospirochaeta perfilievii, a single window of DNA contains:
- a CDS encoding TlpA family protein disulfide reductase yields MIINIFNLSIPLLLLIGLIYLVIFKLYIFFTISNKDIRKEIGTLLTNTLFLGFISWKLTPIFTNYKTVIQNPSSLLFLQGGVLGEKVAFIVIALYIVIQFIRNKLKYKYYVSLYILLCFLSLLIVNSVDVNKLSMDYIESFEKLTILDEDFEVTQINTTKSKTVILNFWATWCPPCKAEIPSLNKFYNEYKNKVDFYGINMLQTEKDDPSIFIEDYNITFPIYYDKGVLSDYFKIESIPTTIIIYTKNSKTYIYRHTGVISEDTLIKYALKTF; encoded by the coding sequence ATGATAATAAATATTTTCAACCTATCAATTCCATTACTTCTACTAATTGGATTAATTTACCTAGTAATATTTAAATTATATATTTTCTTCACTATAAGTAATAAGGATATAAGAAAGGAGATTGGAACACTTTTAACCAATACTCTATTTTTAGGGTTTATTAGTTGGAAATTAACTCCAATATTTACTAATTACAAAACTGTCATACAAAACCCTTCTAGCTTACTATTCCTACAAGGTGGAGTACTAGGTGAGAAAGTTGCATTTATTGTTATAGCTTTATACATTGTAATACAGTTTATAAGAAATAAATTAAAATATAAATACTATGTTAGCCTATACATTCTATTGTGTTTTCTGTCTCTTCTAATTGTTAATAGTGTAGATGTAAATAAATTATCAATGGATTATATAGAATCCTTTGAGAAATTAACAATTTTAGATGAAGATTTTGAAGTTACACAGATAAATACAACAAAATCAAAAACAGTGATACTTAATTTTTGGGCGACATGGTGTCCTCCATGTAAGGCTGAGATACCTAGCCTTAATAAATTTTATAATGAGTATAAAAATAAAGTTGATTTTTATGGTATAAATATGTTACAAACTGAAAAAGATGACCCATCAATATTTATAGAGGATTATAATATAACTTTTCCTATTTATTATGATAAGGGGGTATTATCAGACTATTTTAAAATTGAGAGTATACCTACAACTATAATTATATATACTAAGAATAGTAAAACTTATATTTATAGGCATACTGGTGTCATTTCAGAGGATACTCTTATAAAATATGCTCTAAAAACCTTTTAG
- a CDS encoding bacteriohemerythrin gives MANIAEVVQKNRVLSLHLNKSSKDSTYAIKNINEEICDLKNNSAELLDAVSNASSSVENILSAVNQLTIEVETQFKAIEQSSASTEEIMGSISNVAKISEGRLSTMDTLTSLINNGGQKVENTNHFIQEILSKAEDMMSMVDIINNIASQTNLLAMNASIEAAHAGDAGKGFSVVAHEIRNLAEETGSNAGRIGESLKETRDKIYLASEAGNESQKSFKVIRHEVDLFASSLKEVSLSMNELSIASNEILESVSTLVSTSNSVKDATDNISNGSGVISSSIKQVNISSHKTDEVISNVSSLTEELNSISLMVSAFGNQNKYNNSLLYLETKNLNTGVDVKEKDITAEIDWSDLLSVDVKDMDDEHKELFKRINSLLVAMLDRNKKYNLIEISNYLSDYIDYHFRDEEKLLEKHKYPKLDQHKKLHKKYEDDFRDIQERIKNGDYEALILIDIQDKVVTWLIEHIATVDKEYGRYLAENNLI, from the coding sequence GTGGCAAATATTGCAGAAGTTGTTCAAAAGAACAGAGTCTTAAGTCTTCACTTAAACAAGTCCTCTAAGGATAGTACCTATGCAATAAAAAATATTAATGAAGAGATCTGTGATCTTAAAAATAACAGTGCAGAGTTATTAGATGCTGTTAGTAATGCATCATCATCTGTAGAGAATATTCTATCTGCAGTTAACCAGTTAACCATAGAGGTTGAAACTCAGTTTAAAGCTATAGAGCAGTCTAGTGCATCGACTGAAGAGATTATGGGATCAATTTCCAATGTAGCAAAAATTAGTGAGGGAAGATTATCAACTATGGATACTCTAACATCCCTTATTAATAATGGTGGTCAAAAAGTTGAAAATACAAACCATTTTATTCAGGAGATTCTATCTAAAGCAGAAGATATGATGAGTATGGTTGATATTATCAATAATATCGCTTCCCAAACAAATCTACTGGCTATGAATGCTTCAATAGAGGCAGCCCATGCTGGTGATGCAGGAAAGGGATTCTCAGTTGTAGCCCACGAGATTAGGAATCTTGCAGAAGAGACAGGATCAAATGCGGGAAGAATAGGGGAGAGCTTAAAAGAGACTAGGGATAAGATTTATCTCGCATCTGAAGCTGGTAATGAGAGTCAAAAGAGTTTTAAAGTTATAAGACACGAAGTTGATTTATTTGCATCATCTCTAAAAGAGGTCTCACTATCCATGAATGAGTTATCTATAGCAAGTAATGAGATTCTAGAATCAGTATCAACATTAGTTTCAACTAGTAATTCAGTTAAAGATGCTACGGATAATATATCCAATGGTTCAGGGGTTATAAGCAGCTCGATAAAGCAGGTTAATATATCTTCCCATAAAACAGATGAGGTCATCTCAAATGTTTCATCTTTAACAGAGGAGTTAAACTCCATATCACTAATGGTTTCAGCATTTGGGAATCAGAATAAGTATAATAATAGTCTTTTATATTTAGAGACTAAAAACTTAAATACTGGTGTTGATGTTAAAGAGAAGGATATTACAGCAGAGATAGACTGGTCTGATCTACTATCTGTAGATGTAAAAGATATGGATGATGAACATAAAGAGTTATTTAAAAGAATTAACTCCCTCTTAGTAGCAATGTTAGATCGTAACAAAAAATACAACTTAATTGAGATTAGTAACTATTTAAGTGATTATATAGATTACCACTTTAGGGATGAAGAGAAGTTACTTGAAAAACATAAATATCCTAAACTTGACCAACATAAAAAGCTTCATAAAAAGTATGAAGATGACTTTAGAGATATCCAGGAGAGAATTAAAAATGGAGATTATGAAGCTTTAATCCTAATAGATATCCAGGATAAAGTTGTTACATGGTTAATAGAGCATATTGCTACTGTAGATAAAGAGTATGGTAGATATTTAGCAGAAAACAATTTAATTTAA
- a CDS encoding amino acid ABC transporter ATP-binding protein, giving the protein MNRITIKDACKYFGEIKALQNANLTIKSGEVVLIIGPSGSGKSTLLRSVNRLENLTSGDIWVDEDHVTGVNSDIRKIREEVGMVFQNFNLFPHLRVIDNITLAPELVKKSDKKLTKDKARELLKKVGLSDKENAWPNQLSGGQKQRVAIARALAMEPKVMLFDEPTSALDPEMVKEVLDVMLSLAKDGMTMMVVSHEMGFARAAADRVVFMDEGQVVEVGKPSDIFDNPKELRTKRFLEHIL; this is encoded by the coding sequence ATGAATAGAATTACTATAAAGGATGCATGTAAATATTTTGGTGAAATAAAAGCACTGCAAAACGCTAATCTAACAATTAAATCTGGTGAAGTGGTTCTAATTATTGGTCCATCTGGTTCTGGGAAAAGCACCCTATTAAGAAGTGTTAATCGGTTAGAAAATCTTACCAGTGGTGATATTTGGGTAGATGAAGATCATGTGACTGGAGTAAACTCTGATATAAGGAAAATTAGGGAAGAAGTTGGTATGGTTTTCCAAAATTTTAACCTATTTCCCCATTTAAGAGTTATAGATAATATTACACTAGCTCCAGAGTTGGTAAAAAAGAGTGATAAAAAACTTACAAAAGATAAAGCTAGAGAGCTTCTTAAAAAAGTAGGTCTTAGTGATAAAGAGAATGCATGGCCAAATCAATTATCAGGGGGACAGAAACAAAGGGTTGCCATAGCTAGAGCTCTTGCTATGGAACCAAAGGTAATGTTGTTTGATGAGCCAACATCTGCTTTAGACCCAGAGATGGTAAAAGAGGTTTTAGATGTTATGTTAAGCCTTGCAAAGGATGGTATGACTATGATGGTTGTAAGCCATGAGATGGGTTTTGCAAGGGCAGCTGCTGATAGAGTTGTTTTTATGGATGAGGGTCAAGTTGTTGAGGTTGGTAAGCCTAGTGACATTTTTGATAACCCTAAAGAACTTAGAACTAAAAGGTTTTTAGAGCATATTTTATAA
- a CDS encoding basic amino acid ABC transporter substrate-binding protein — protein sequence MKNIIKGVFLILLVSLLFVGCQKKGNDKLVFASDATWPPMEFVDEAGDIVGFDMDLIAAVAEEAGFEYEVKNTNWDGIFAGLANGAYDGIISSVTITEERQKAMNFTTPYINAGQILLLRVETTSVEKIEDMAGMKVGTQQGTTGDFVVEEISSIDRRAYDDIGLAVEDLLNGNVDGVVCDSPIAADYVMNNPAFKGKLKIVGEPFTEEFFGIAVQKNNEELLKTLNDALDKVIASGKRDELINKWLR from the coding sequence ATGAAAAATATTATTAAAGGAGTATTTCTAATATTATTAGTATCACTTCTATTTGTAGGTTGTCAAAAGAAGGGTAATGATAAGTTAGTTTTTGCTAGTGATGCAACATGGCCCCCAATGGAATTTGTAGATGAAGCCGGTGATATTGTTGGTTTTGACATGGACTTAATAGCTGCAGTTGCAGAAGAAGCTGGGTTTGAATATGAAGTTAAAAATACAAACTGGGATGGTATATTTGCTGGTCTAGCAAATGGAGCCTATGATGGAATTATCTCATCTGTAACAATTACAGAAGAGAGGCAAAAAGCTATGAATTTTACTACACCATACATAAACGCAGGACAGATATTACTTCTTAGAGTAGAGACTACATCAGTTGAAAAGATAGAAGATATGGCTGGTATGAAGGTAGGGACTCAACAGGGAACTACTGGAGATTTTGTTGTTGAAGAGATATCTTCAATTGATAGAAGAGCCTACGACGATATAGGTTTAGCAGTTGAAGATCTATTAAATGGAAATGTTGATGGTGTAGTTTGTGACTCTCCAATTGCTGCTGATTATGTAATGAATAACCCCGCCTTTAAAGGGAAACTTAAAATAGTAGGAGAACCATTTACAGAAGAGTTTTTTGGAATTGCAGTTCAAAAAAACAACGAAGAATTATTAAAAACTCTTAATGATGCTCTAGATAAAGTAATAGCATCTGGTAAAAGAGATGAATTAATTAACAAATGGCTGCGATAG
- a CDS encoding B12-binding domain-containing radical SAM protein produces the protein MLLIFPPVAKACEPPGGLPILGAVLKAHNVDYKIVDMNYEGQEFLLDIYFKDNPKKRHNRDLITTSKGYKNFDTYIKVIAELTRGLNNTLDNKSTITMANFLSSDYDSLKSLDLLKAAKNYKDNPFYEYYKNRLPKLLDNSNIKNIGISLQYLNQAVCTFSLIGYLKDNYPHIKIIIGGGLITSWVKSPYWDDPFNSVVDEIFIGPGEVQLLEYLNIEPNREKLISLKPDYDFTDFYKYYSPGRIIPISGSLGCSWKKCTFCPEKAEDNPFIAKKTAKVIEEMAYLAKRYKPTLFHFLDNEINPSVLKAITESNNSIPWYGFTKFYSNLKDLDFCKKLKTKGCFMLKLGLESGDQKVLDSMNKGIELQDVVIILKNLKEAGIKTFIYILFGTPAEDYKSAIKTMDFLIKFHSYITYLNMAIFNLPINSEISRQQDTYNFSDADLTLYSGFNHPKGWNRKNIRDFLKKELKQKEKIKAILNRTPPIFNANHAYFFNDLK, from the coding sequence ATGTTATTAATTTTCCCACCAGTGGCTAAAGCTTGTGAACCACCAGGTGGTTTACCAATATTAGGAGCCGTATTAAAAGCCCATAATGTTGATTATAAAATTGTTGATATGAACTACGAAGGACAGGAGTTCTTACTTGATATTTACTTTAAAGATAACCCTAAAAAAAGACATAATCGCGACCTAATTACCACATCAAAGGGGTATAAAAACTTCGATACCTATATAAAAGTAATCGCTGAACTGACTAGGGGATTAAACAATACTTTAGATAATAAAAGCACTATTACTATGGCTAACTTTTTAAGTAGTGATTATGACTCCCTAAAAAGTTTAGACCTTCTTAAGGCTGCTAAAAATTATAAGGACAATCCCTTTTATGAGTATTATAAAAATAGATTACCAAAACTGTTAGATAACTCTAACATTAAAAATATTGGGATTTCACTACAATATTTAAATCAGGCAGTTTGTACATTTTCATTAATAGGTTATCTAAAGGATAACTATCCACATATTAAAATAATTATAGGTGGAGGACTAATTACATCATGGGTAAAATCACCCTATTGGGATGATCCGTTTAATAGTGTAGTAGATGAAATCTTTATTGGTCCTGGGGAAGTTCAACTCTTAGAGTATCTAAATATTGAGCCAAATAGAGAAAAACTAATATCCTTAAAACCTGACTATGATTTCACAGATTTTTATAAATACTACTCCCCTGGTAGAATAATTCCAATAAGTGGCTCCCTAGGCTGTAGTTGGAAAAAGTGTACTTTTTGCCCGGAAAAGGCTGAAGATAACCCATTTATAGCAAAAAAAACCGCAAAAGTAATAGAAGAGATGGCATACTTAGCAAAAAGATACAAACCCACACTCTTCCACTTCTTAGACAATGAGATAAATCCATCTGTATTAAAAGCAATAACAGAGTCTAACAATAGTATTCCATGGTATGGATTTACTAAATTTTATTCAAACCTAAAGGATTTAGACTTTTGTAAAAAACTAAAAACAAAGGGCTGTTTTATGTTAAAACTTGGACTAGAGTCTGGGGATCAAAAAGTTTTAGATAGTATGAACAAAGGGATAGAACTCCAGGATGTAGTTATAATTCTTAAAAATCTTAAAGAGGCTGGAATTAAAACATTTATTTATATACTATTTGGAACTCCTGCTGAGGATTATAAATCTGCAATAAAGACAATGGATTTTTTAATTAAATTTCATAGTTATATTACATATTTAAATATGGCAATATTTAATCTACCAATTAACAGCGAAATATCAAGGCAGCAGGATACATATAATTTCTCAGATGCGGATCTAACACTATATTCTGGGTTTAACCATCCTAAGGGATGGAACAGAAAAAATATTAGAGATTTCTTAAAAAAAGAGTTGAAACAAAAAGAAAAGATTAAAGCTATACTTAATAGAACACCACCAATTTTTAATGCAAATCATGCATATTTCTTTAATGATTTAAAATGA
- the putP gene encoding sodium/proline symporter PutP — MLNIIQFGIYLCLMLFIGYISLKNTKNNKDFIIGGRSLGPFVTSISAGASDMSSWLLLGLPGAVYASGLVEGVWISLGLTIGAYLNWLLVAGKLRVITEKLDAVTIPSYLSNRFEDSRNILKIFSTVVIMIFFTLYVASGLKGGTLLFSYTFNASKSVALIITTLVVVSYTFLGGYMAVCWTDLIQGLLMLTALVFTVILGFNYITNNTELIKSVNTNAFTFKTTIITGASLMAWGFGYFGQPHILSRFIGIDSVKSVPKARRIGVSWMVISLIFSITIGLIGIGYNAIIPLDGVAENSERIFLALSTALFHPLFSGFVLAAVLAAVMSTADSQLLVLTSSLTEDIPFFSKRGEKEKAWISRFGVLGFALIAFLIAFNDKGSILSMVGYAWGGFGAAFGPIIILSLLWKNTTKAGAITGILVGAATIFIVKNYIKIDGEYFYELLPGFILSFISIIIVSLFTKKPSKDMIELVEYLK, encoded by the coding sequence ATGTTAAATATTATACAGTTTGGAATTTATCTATGTCTTATGTTATTTATTGGGTATATTTCATTGAAAAATACAAAAAACAATAAGGATTTTATAATAGGAGGTAGATCTTTAGGACCATTTGTTACTTCTATAAGCGCTGGGGCCTCTGATATGTCTAGTTGGCTATTGTTAGGACTTCCAGGAGCTGTATATGCAAGTGGTCTTGTAGAAGGTGTCTGGATCTCCCTAGGTCTGACAATTGGAGCTTATCTAAATTGGTTATTAGTTGCAGGTAAACTAAGGGTCATTACTGAAAAATTAGACGCTGTAACTATACCTTCTTATCTATCTAATAGATTTGAGGATAGTCGTAATATTTTAAAGATTTTCTCAACAGTTGTAATAATGATATTTTTTACACTATATGTAGCATCAGGCTTAAAGGGGGGCACTCTACTATTTTCATATACATTTAACGCTTCAAAAAGTGTTGCTTTGATAATAACAACTCTTGTAGTTGTATCATATACATTTTTAGGTGGATATATGGCTGTTTGTTGGACAGATTTAATTCAAGGACTATTAATGTTAACAGCTCTAGTTTTTACAGTAATATTGGGTTTTAATTATATTACTAATAATACTGAACTTATAAAAAGTGTTAATACAAACGCCTTTACATTTAAAACTACAATAATAACTGGAGCTTCTCTTATGGCCTGGGGTTTTGGATACTTTGGTCAACCACATATTTTATCTAGGTTTATTGGAATAGATAGTGTTAAATCAGTACCAAAAGCTAGAAGAATTGGAGTTAGTTGGATGGTAATATCCCTAATATTCTCCATAACAATAGGTCTTATTGGTATAGGTTATAATGCTATAATCCCACTAGATGGTGTAGCAGAAAATTCAGAACGTATATTTTTAGCTCTAAGTACAGCTCTTTTCCATCCACTATTTTCTGGTTTTGTATTAGCTGCTGTCCTTGCAGCAGTAATGTCTACAGCAGACTCTCAACTCTTAGTTCTAACATCATCTTTAACTGAAGATATACCATTCTTTTCTAAAAGGGGTGAAAAGGAGAAGGCTTGGATTAGTCGTTTTGGTGTTTTAGGTTTTGCTCTAATTGCTTTTTTAATAGCTTTTAATGACAAAGGATCTATTTTATCTATGGTAGGTTATGCATGGGGTGGTTTTGGAGCAGCCTTTGGTCCCATAATTATTTTATCTCTTCTGTGGAAAAATACGACAAAGGCTGGAGCCATTACAGGAATATTAGTTGGAGCAGCTACAATTTTTATTGTAAAAAACTATATTAAAATTGATGGTGAGTACTTCTATGAGCTATTACCCGGGTTTATTCTCTCATTTATCTCTATAATTATTGTAAGTTTATTCACTAAAAAACCATCAAAAGATATGATTGAACTGGTTGAATATTTAAAATAG
- the ilvC gene encoding ketol-acid reductoisomerase, with the protein MNYFNTLPLRLQLNELGQCRFMDRSEFNGVEKLKGKKIVIVGCGAQGLNQGLNLRDSGLDVSYTLRAAAITEKRQSFLNASENGFKVGTYDQMLPTADLVINLTPDKQHSNVVSAVMPLMKKGATLAYSHGFNIVEEGMQIREDLTVIMVAPKSPGTEVREEYKRGFGVPTLIAVHRENDPNGDGWDIAKAYAAGTGGDRAGCLQSSFVAEVKSDLMGEQTILCGMLQVGSILCYNKMIEEGMDEGYSSKFIQYGWEAITEGLKHGGITNMMDRLSNPAKIKAYDLSVELKEIMRDLFNKHMDDIISGHFSKTMMEDWANDDVNLLGWRKATGETAFEKATSGDMEITEQEFYDKGILMVAMVKAGVELAFEAMTNSGIIAESAYYESLHETPLIANTIARKKLYEMNVVISDTAEYGCYLFANACEPLLGDFMKKIDLSVIGKGLDNRDNGVDNVKLIEVNKAVRNHPVEIVGDKLRGYMTAMKSIL; encoded by the coding sequence ATGAATTATTTTAATACATTACCGTTAAGATTACAGTTAAATGAGTTAGGCCAATGCCGATTCATGGATAGATCAGAATTCAACGGAGTTGAAAAGCTTAAAGGCAAAAAAATTGTTATAGTAGGTTGTGGTGCTCAGGGTCTAAACCAGGGACTAAATCTTAGAGATAGTGGGTTAGATGTTTCATATACCCTAAGAGCAGCAGCAATAACAGAAAAGAGACAATCATTTTTAAATGCTAGTGAAAATGGTTTTAAAGTAGGAACATATGACCAAATGTTACCAACTGCTGATTTAGTTATTAACCTTACTCCAGATAAACAACACTCAAATGTTGTATCTGCAGTAATGCCTTTAATGAAAAAAGGGGCAACTCTAGCATATTCCCATGGTTTTAATATTGTAGAAGAGGGAATGCAAATAAGAGAAGACTTAACTGTTATTATGGTTGCACCTAAATCCCCTGGAACTGAGGTTAGAGAAGAGTATAAACGTGGTTTTGGTGTTCCTACACTAATTGCAGTACATAGAGAGAATGACCCTAATGGGGACGGATGGGATATTGCAAAAGCCTACGCTGCAGGAACAGGTGGAGATAGAGCAGGTTGTCTACAGTCATCTTTTGTAGCAGAAGTTAAATCAGATTTAATGGGTGAACAAACTATCCTTTGTGGTATGTTACAAGTTGGTTCCATCCTTTGTTATAATAAAATGATTGAAGAGGGAATGGATGAAGGTTACTCTTCTAAGTTTATTCAGTATGGTTGGGAAGCTATAACAGAAGGGTTAAAACATGGTGGTATTACTAACATGATGGATAGACTTTCGAACCCAGCTAAAATTAAAGCTTATGACTTATCTGTTGAGTTAAAGGAGATAATGAGGGATCTATTTAATAAACATATGGATGATATTATTAGTGGTCACTTCTCTAAAACTATGATGGAAGACTGGGCTAATGATGATGTTAACCTATTAGGGTGGAGAAAGGCTACAGGTGAGACTGCATTTGAAAAAGCAACATCTGGAGATATGGAGATAACTGAACAGGAGTTCTATGATAAAGGTATCCTAATGGTAGCAATGGTTAAAGCAGGAGTTGAATTAGCATTTGAAGCTATGACTAACTCCGGAATTATTGCAGAGTCTGCCTACTATGAATCACTACATGAAACTCCTCTTATTGCGAATACAATTGCAAGAAAGAAACTTTACGAAATGAATGTTGTAATATCTGATACAGCAGAGTATGGTTGTTATCTTTTTGCAAATGCTTGTGAACCTCTATTAGGTGACTTTATGAAAAAAATTGACCTATCTGTTATTGGTAAAGGTTTAGACAATAGAGATAATGGTGTAGATAATGTAAAATTAATTGAAGTAAATAAAGCTGTTAGAAATCATCCAGTTGAAATTGTTGGAGATAAGCTAAGAGGTTATATGACTGCAATGAAGTCAATACTTTAA
- a CDS encoding amino acid ABC transporter permease: MAAIDKNIKSPRIDVTDGTLIPTKSNRGIFNSWRVSLAVALILITYLVFFAKGDFKEIFLVVSKGIPVTFQVTIFAILGSIIFGLFTGLGQIARHNILNLIAGVYVEVIRGIPLLVQLIFIYYALGRVFKIDGALAAIIALSICYGAYMGEIFRAGIQSIPKGQMEAAIALGLTRGQALRRIIIPQTMKIIIPAIGNEFIAMLKDSSLVSVIALRDILRRGREHISRTFLSLETMAVVALIYLIITLILSRVVAIMEERMNNNE; this comes from the coding sequence ATGGCTGCGATAGATAAAAATATTAAGAGTCCCCGGATAGATGTTACAGATGGGACTCTTATACCTACAAAGTCAAATAGAGGAATATTTAACTCATGGAGAGTATCCCTTGCTGTTGCATTAATTCTAATAACCTATTTAGTTTTTTTTGCAAAAGGTGATTTCAAGGAGATCTTTTTAGTAGTTTCTAAAGGGATTCCTGTGACATTTCAAGTTACTATTTTTGCAATATTAGGTTCTATTATATTTGGGTTATTTACAGGCTTAGGACAGATAGCTAGACATAATATACTCAACTTAATTGCGGGAGTTTATGTTGAAGTTATCCGGGGTATTCCCCTATTAGTTCAACTGATATTTATCTATTATGCCCTGGGTAGGGTTTTTAAAATTGATGGTGCATTAGCTGCAATAATCGCATTATCAATCTGTTATGGTGCCTATATGGGAGAGATTTTTCGTGCTGGGATTCAGTCTATTCCTAAGGGTCAGATGGAGGCAGCAATTGCCCTTGGTTTAACAAGAGGTCAGGCTCTAAGAAGAATTATCATTCCTCAAACAATGAAGATAATTATCCCTGCAATTGGAAATGAATTTATCGCTATGTTAAAGGACTCTTCTTTAGTATCTGTTATCGCCTTAAGGGATATTTTAAGACGAGGAAGAGAGCATATATCTAGAACTTTTTTGTCCTTGGAAACCATGGCTGTAGTAGCTCTAATTTATCTAATAATAACACTAATTTTATCTAGAGTTGTTGCTATTATGGAAGAGAGGATGAATAACAATGAATAG